Proteins from a genomic interval of Synechococcus sp. A15-28:
- the gndA gene encoding NADP-dependent phosphogluconate dehydrogenase: MSQSHFGLIGLGVMGENLVLNAERNGFSSVVYNRTYAKTEEFLNGRGQGRNIQGATDLEDFVGKLERPRRILMMVKAGPAVDAVVDQISPYLEEGDLLIDGGNSDYHDTERRVKQLESKSFGFIGMGVSGGAKGALEGPSMMPGGTKASYDAIESLVNKMAAQVDDGPCVTYIGPGGSGHLVKTVHNGIEYGIEQILAEGYDLMKRVKGMNGEQMADVLAQWNATEELSSYLVEITEVCLRTKDPEDGADLVEKIMDQAGQKGTGLWTVVTALQMGASVPTIYASLNGRVMSSLKPERTAAESILKGPAIKDFDLGTPDDAMAPLMDATVLSCIASYAQGMELLRIASRDLDYSLHMPSIAQIWKGGCIIRARLLQRIQDAFGANPELTNLMLDPWFADQINRRLPGLAKVVAGAAESGIPVPCFSSTLDYINSYRTGRLPQNLVQAMRDCFGSHTYQRVDKEGTFHTEWLG; this comes from the coding sequence ATGTCCCAGTCTCACTTTGGTCTGATCGGTCTCGGCGTGATGGGGGAGAACCTCGTCCTCAACGCCGAGCGCAATGGTTTCTCCAGCGTTGTTTACAACCGCACTTACGCCAAAACGGAGGAGTTCCTCAACGGTCGCGGCCAGGGCCGGAACATCCAGGGGGCCACGGATCTGGAGGATTTCGTCGGCAAGCTTGAGCGTCCTCGCCGGATCCTGATGATGGTCAAGGCAGGTCCGGCGGTGGATGCTGTTGTGGATCAGATTTCCCCGTACCTCGAGGAAGGTGATCTGCTGATTGATGGTGGCAATTCGGATTACCACGACACCGAGCGCCGGGTGAAGCAGCTCGAGAGCAAGAGCTTCGGCTTCATCGGCATGGGTGTGTCCGGTGGTGCCAAGGGTGCCCTGGAGGGACCGAGCATGATGCCGGGTGGCACGAAGGCTTCTTACGACGCCATCGAGAGCCTGGTGAACAAGATGGCGGCTCAGGTGGATGACGGCCCCTGCGTCACTTACATCGGTCCCGGTGGATCCGGTCACCTGGTGAAGACCGTCCACAACGGCATCGAGTACGGCATCGAGCAGATCCTGGCCGAGGGCTACGACCTGATGAAGCGGGTCAAGGGCATGAACGGCGAGCAGATGGCTGATGTGCTGGCCCAGTGGAATGCCACCGAGGAGCTTTCCTCCTATCTGGTGGAGATCACGGAGGTTTGCCTGCGCACGAAGGATCCCGAAGACGGCGCGGATCTCGTGGAGAAAATCATGGATCAGGCCGGTCAGAAGGGCACGGGGCTCTGGACCGTGGTCACCGCACTGCAGATGGGTGCTTCCGTTCCAACCATTTATGCATCACTCAATGGTCGGGTGATGAGTTCACTCAAGCCTGAGCGGACGGCCGCCGAATCCATCCTCAAGGGTCCTGCCATCAAGGATTTCGATCTCGGTACTCCGGACGACGCCATGGCTCCCCTGATGGATGCCACGGTGCTCAGCTGCATCGCCAGCTATGCCCAGGGCATGGAGCTGCTGCGCATCGCCTCCAGGGATCTGGACTACAGCCTGCACATGCCGTCCATCGCTCAGATCTGGAAGGGTGGCTGCATCATCCGCGCCCGTCTGCTTCAGCGGATTCAGGATGCCTTCGGTGCCAACCCCGAACTGACCAACCTGATGCTGGATCCCTGGTTCGCTGATCAGATCAACCGTCGTCTGCCCGGCCTGGCCAAGGTGGTGGCCGGCGCCGCTGAGTCCGGCATTCCCGTGCCCTGCTTCAGCAGCACCCTGGATTACATCAACAGCTACCGCACCGGTCGCCTGCCTCAGAACCTGGTGCAGGCCATGCGCGACTGCTTTGGCTCTCACACCTACCAGCGGGTGGACAAAGAGGGCACCTTCCATACCGAGTGGCTGGGTTGA
- the glpX gene encoding class II fructose-bisphosphatase, translating into MDQTLIQEILEVVEQAAIASAKLSGKGLKNEADAAAVEAMRKRMGQIQMQGRIVIGEGERDEAPMLYIGEEVGSGTGPGVDFAVDPCEGTNLCAFNQRGSMAVLAASDRGGLFNAPDFYMKKLAAPPAAKGKVDIRKSATENIKILSECLGLAVDELTIVVMDRARHKDLIAEIRATGARIQPISDGDVQAAIACGFAGTGTHCLMGIGAAPEGVISAAAMRALGGHFQGQLVYDPAVAQTSEWADMTKEGNLARLAEMGITDPDKVYEAEELACGEHVCFAGSGITDGLLFHGVKFERDCTRTSSLVISNLDDTCRFTNTVHIKDGAQSIALS; encoded by the coding sequence GTGGACCAGACCCTGATTCAGGAAATTCTCGAGGTCGTTGAGCAAGCTGCCATCGCCTCCGCCAAGCTCTCCGGCAAAGGCCTTAAGAACGAAGCCGACGCCGCTGCAGTGGAAGCCATGCGCAAGCGCATGGGCCAGATCCAGATGCAGGGCCGCATCGTGATCGGTGAAGGTGAGCGCGACGAAGCTCCGATGCTTTACATCGGTGAAGAAGTCGGCAGTGGCACTGGTCCAGGCGTTGACTTCGCCGTCGACCCCTGCGAAGGCACCAACCTCTGCGCCTTCAACCAGCGCGGTTCCATGGCTGTGCTCGCCGCGTCCGACCGCGGTGGTCTGTTCAACGCCCCCGACTTCTACATGAAGAAGCTGGCCGCACCCCCGGCCGCCAAGGGCAAGGTGGACATCCGCAAGTCCGCCACCGAGAACATCAAGATCCTCAGCGAGTGCCTTGGCCTCGCTGTTGATGAACTGACCATCGTTGTGATGGATCGTGCCCGTCACAAGGATCTGATCGCTGAGATCCGCGCCACCGGTGCCCGCATCCAGCCGATCTCCGACGGTGACGTCCAGGCTGCGATCGCCTGCGGCTTCGCCGGCACCGGAACCCATTGCCTGATGGGCATCGGCGCTGCTCCTGAGGGGGTGATTTCCGCTGCTGCCATGCGTGCTCTGGGCGGCCACTTCCAGGGTCAGCTGGTGTACGACCCTGCCGTGGCACAGACCTCTGAGTGGGCCGACATGACCAAGGAGGGCAACTTGGCTCGCCTGGCGGAAATGGGCATCACAGATCCCGACAAGGTTTATGAGGCCGAGGAGCTGGCCTGTGGTGAGCACGTTTGTTTCGCTGGCAGCGGCATCACGGATGGCCTGCTGTTCCACGGGGTTAAGTTCGAACGCGATTGCACGCGGACCAGCAGCCTGGTGATCAGCAACTTGGATGACACCTGCCGCTTCACCAACACCGTGCACATCAAGGACGGCGCCCAGAGCATTGCTCTGAGCTGA
- a CDS encoding uracil phosphoribosyltransferase, protein MAMSLRVVVPPHPLIGHWLAMLRHQETPSALYATAMQELGRWLTYEALRDWLPHRQERIPTEHGEVEATVVEAGIPLLALPILPAGLELWQGGRQVLPDAALCLDGVPDDIAANTGVILFVDQVSHGEGVLKALQQLQHQGVDGRRIRLITALCASPGLKLLGEAMPDLTLHTACIDESLTQEGGIVPGIGDPVQRLRFRSAGRD, encoded by the coding sequence ATGGCCATGAGTCTGCGGGTGGTGGTACCACCCCATCCCCTGATCGGACATTGGCTGGCGATGCTCCGCCATCAAGAAACACCATCAGCCCTGTACGCCACGGCCATGCAGGAACTGGGTCGCTGGCTCACCTACGAGGCCCTGAGGGACTGGTTGCCGCACCGCCAGGAACGCATCCCGACGGAGCACGGGGAGGTGGAGGCCACCGTGGTGGAAGCGGGCATCCCCCTGCTGGCGTTACCGATCCTTCCTGCAGGACTGGAGCTCTGGCAGGGAGGCCGCCAGGTGCTTCCCGATGCCGCCCTTTGCCTGGATGGCGTCCCTGACGACATTGCAGCCAACACCGGCGTGATTCTGTTCGTCGATCAGGTCAGTCACGGCGAGGGAGTGTTGAAGGCACTGCAGCAGCTTCAGCATCAGGGGGTTGATGGACGGCGGATCCGTCTGATCACAGCGCTCTGCGCCAGCCCGGGCCTCAAGCTGCTGGGAGAGGCCATGCCAGACCTGACGCTTCACACCGCCTGCATTGATGAAAGTCTCACCCAGGAGGGAGGCATCGTCCCCGGCATCGGTGATCCAGTGCAACGACTGCGGTTCAGGTCGGCAGGCCGTGACTAG
- a CDS encoding glutamyl-tRNA reductase, producing the protein MHIAVVGLSYRTAPVEIRERLSIPEQTMETSLQSLRGHEQVLEASILSTCNRLEIYTLVRNPDLGVSAVSEFLSGHSGLATGDLTPHLFNYHHEDAVDHLMRVAAGLDSLVVGEGQILSQVKKMMRLGQEHKSLGPILNRLLTQAVSTGKRVRSETNLGTGAVSISSAAVELAQLKLGQSRGQDQLVTLESEQIAVVGAGRMSRLLLQHLQAKGASGVVLLNRTVQRAELLAADFPDLPVQCRPLTDLDQCLSTCSLVFTSTAADDPIIDAARLQPLNRRSKLRLIDIGVPRNIAADAAAVDGVDSHDVDDLQEVVARNQEARQAMAREAEQLLQQEAQQFLEWWDSLEAVPTINRLRSSMESIRVEELQKALSRMGPDFSARERKVVEALSKGIINKILHTPVTSLRAPQARQERQQALRTVERLFSLGED; encoded by the coding sequence ATGCACATTGCCGTTGTCGGCCTCAGTTATCGCACGGCACCGGTGGAGATCCGGGAACGGCTCAGCATCCCTGAGCAGACCATGGAGACCTCCCTTCAATCGCTTCGAGGTCACGAACAGGTGCTGGAGGCGTCGATCCTCAGCACCTGCAATCGCCTGGAGATCTATACCCTCGTCCGGAATCCCGATCTCGGTGTTTCTGCGGTCAGTGAATTCCTGAGCGGTCACTCCGGTCTCGCTACAGGAGATCTGACACCTCATCTCTTCAACTATCACCACGAAGACGCAGTCGATCACCTGATGCGGGTGGCCGCTGGTCTCGACAGCCTTGTGGTGGGTGAAGGCCAGATCCTCTCCCAGGTCAAGAAAATGATGCGCCTGGGGCAGGAGCACAAGTCCCTTGGCCCGATTCTCAACCGCCTGCTGACGCAGGCCGTCAGCACCGGAAAACGGGTGCGTAGTGAGACCAATCTCGGCACCGGTGCCGTGTCGATCAGTTCAGCTGCCGTGGAGCTGGCGCAGTTGAAACTCGGCCAGTCCCGCGGTCAGGATCAGTTGGTCACGCTGGAAAGCGAGCAGATCGCTGTCGTTGGAGCGGGGCGCATGAGTCGCCTGTTGCTGCAGCATCTGCAAGCGAAAGGAGCCTCCGGAGTGGTGTTGCTGAACCGCACGGTGCAACGGGCGGAGCTGCTGGCGGCTGACTTCCCCGATCTGCCGGTTCAGTGCCGCCCTCTGACTGACCTTGACCAGTGCCTGAGCACCTGCTCACTGGTCTTCACCAGCACGGCTGCAGACGACCCGATCATCGATGCCGCTCGATTGCAACCCCTGAACCGCCGCAGCAAGCTGCGGCTAATCGACATCGGTGTGCCGCGAAATATCGCTGCCGATGCTGCCGCTGTGGATGGGGTCGACTCCCACGACGTGGATGATCTTCAGGAGGTCGTGGCGCGCAACCAGGAGGCCCGTCAAGCCATGGCCCGCGAAGCTGAACAGCTCTTGCAGCAAGAGGCTCAGCAATTCCTTGAGTGGTGGGACAGCCTCGAAGCCGTTCCCACCATCAACCGCCTGCGCTCGTCGATGGAATCCATCCGCGTGGAGGAATTGCAGAAGGCCCTGAGCCGGATGGGGCCGGATTTTTCTGCGCGGGAGCGGAAGGTTGTCGAAGCCCTCAGCAAAGGCATCATCAACAAGATCCTGCATACCCCTGTCACCTCACTGCGGGCGCCCCAGGCCCGACAGGAGCGTCAGCAGGCTCTTCGCACCGTGGAACGCCTCTTTTCGCTGGGGGAGGACTGA
- a CDS encoding pentapeptide repeat-containing protein, giving the protein MRAFLRPASLVAAILMVICTLFWNDPVQAITAPELRGQRAVQEITADMHGLDLKEKEFLKADLRDVNLSDTDLRGAVINTSQLQGADLRGADLSNIVGFASRFDGADLRGATFTNAMLMQSRFADARIEGADFTDAVLDLPQQKLLCATAAGTHPDSGVSTRESLGCRP; this is encoded by the coding sequence ATGCGCGCCTTTCTCCGTCCAGCCTCCCTGGTGGCGGCGATTCTCATGGTGATCTGCACCCTGTTCTGGAATGACCCTGTACAGGCGATCACGGCTCCTGAACTGCGGGGACAGCGTGCGGTGCAGGAGATCACGGCGGATATGCACGGTCTCGACCTCAAGGAAAAGGAATTCCTCAAGGCCGATCTGCGGGACGTCAACCTCAGCGACACGGACCTGCGCGGGGCCGTCATCAACACCTCCCAGCTGCAGGGTGCTGACCTTCGCGGTGCAGATCTGTCCAATATCGTGGGATTCGCCAGTCGTTTCGACGGTGCCGATCTCAGAGGAGCGACCTTCACCAACGCGATGCTGATGCAGAGCCGCTTCGCCGATGCCCGCATCGAGGGAGCTGATTTCACCGATGCCGTGCTGGATCTTCCTCAGCAGAAACTGCTTTGTGCAACGGCCGCCGGCACCCACCCCGACAGTGGCGTCTCGACCCGTGAGAGCCTGGGCTGTCGCCCTTGA
- the rpe gene encoding ribulose-phosphate 3-epimerase: MSTKPLVISPSILSADFSRLGDEVKSVDEAGADWIHVDVMDGRFVPNITIGPLIVEALRPVTQKPLDVHLMIVEPEKYVPDFAKAGADIISVQVEACPHLHRNLAQIKDLGKMAGAVLNPSTPLDTLEYCLELCDLVLIMSVNPGFGGQSFIENQVQKIRDLRRMCDERGLDPWIEVDGGVKAGNAWKVIEAGANAIVSGSGVFNQPDYAEAIKGIRNSSSKEAVLV; the protein is encoded by the coding sequence ATGAGCACCAAGCCCCTGGTGATCTCTCCGTCGATCCTGTCGGCTGATTTCTCCCGTCTCGGCGATGAAGTGAAGTCTGTGGATGAGGCCGGCGCGGACTGGATCCATGTGGACGTGATGGATGGACGATTTGTCCCCAATATCACGATCGGACCTCTGATCGTCGAAGCCCTGCGCCCGGTGACCCAGAAGCCCCTCGACGTTCATTTGATGATTGTTGAGCCCGAGAAGTACGTTCCTGACTTCGCCAAGGCCGGCGCTGACATCATTTCCGTTCAGGTGGAAGCATGCCCACACCTGCATCGCAACCTGGCCCAGATCAAGGATCTCGGCAAAATGGCTGGTGCTGTGCTGAACCCAAGCACCCCCCTCGACACCCTTGAGTACTGCCTCGAGCTCTGTGATCTGGTGCTGATCATGAGCGTGAACCCCGGCTTCGGTGGGCAGAGCTTCATTGAGAACCAGGTTCAGAAGATCCGCGACCTGCGCCGCATGTGCGACGAGCGTGGTTTGGATCCCTGGATCGAAGTGGATGGTGGCGTCAAAGCCGGCAATGCCTGGAAGGTGATCGAAGCCGGCGCCAACGCCATCGTGTCCGGTTCCGGTGTGTTCAACCAGCCGGACT
- the pgl gene encoding 6-phosphogluconolactonase: MTNYRIERASDADALARRASETIAAQISLVLDQRDRCRIALSGGSTPAKAYSLLGQEHLPWDRVDVFLGDERWVAADDDSSNARMLRRTLLADGPGRVASFHAVPTVELADAEASAAAFGDLVSQHCPGEPPVFDLMLLGLGDDGHTASLFPGTEAPTVRDCWATVGRGKGLDRITLTAPVLSAARQVIFLVSGAGKQEALRRLVDPDESSDRTPARLVQPASDVLILADQDATAGL; the protein is encoded by the coding sequence ATGACCAACTACCGCATCGAGCGGGCCAGTGATGCTGATGCGCTGGCCCGCAGGGCGTCGGAAACCATTGCGGCTCAGATCAGCCTGGTGCTGGATCAGCGGGACCGCTGCCGCATTGCTCTCTCAGGGGGAAGTACCCCTGCCAAGGCCTATTCCCTTCTCGGTCAGGAACATCTCCCCTGGGATCGGGTTGATGTGTTTCTGGGCGATGAGCGCTGGGTGGCTGCCGACGATGACTCCAGCAATGCCCGCATGCTGCGACGCACCCTGCTGGCGGATGGACCTGGACGTGTCGCCAGCTTTCATGCAGTGCCCACTGTGGAGTTGGCGGATGCTGAGGCCAGTGCGGCGGCTTTTGGCGATCTGGTGTCTCAGCACTGCCCTGGTGAGCCGCCAGTGTTTGATCTGATGCTGCTTGGGCTCGGTGATGACGGCCACACCGCCTCTCTGTTCCCGGGAACTGAAGCGCCTACGGTCCGCGATTGCTGGGCGACCGTCGGCCGTGGAAAGGGGTTGGACCGCATCACCCTCACGGCACCGGTCCTCAGTGCAGCCAGGCAGGTGATCTTTCTGGTGAGTGGAGCGGGTAAGCAGGAGGCCCTGCGCAGACTGGTGGATCCCGACGAATCCTCCGATCGCACCCCCGCCCGTCTGGTGCAACCTGCTAGTGATGTCCTGATCCTTGCCGATCAGGATGCAACCGCCGGCCTCTGA
- a CDS encoding CIA30 family protein, translating into MQPPASEQTIVQGSEFADWTSLNDTIMGGRSRAGCRATPEGLLLEGELIEAGGGFVSCRSPRLQPPLDLSPFSVLQLDVEGEGRTLKIALGCRDGALGLTELIPGGLRWVIDVPTQAAGVTSVRIPFADLRPTVRAKPVGLPLRFDAAGVTRIQVLHSKFGDGGELNPGFRAGAIRLLIRSIRAMP; encoded by the coding sequence ATGCAACCGCCGGCCTCTGAGCAGACCATCGTCCAGGGCAGCGAATTCGCTGACTGGACCAGTCTCAATGACACGATCATGGGCGGGCGCAGCCGTGCCGGATGCCGCGCCACCCCTGAGGGTTTGCTGTTGGAAGGGGAGCTGATCGAAGCCGGTGGTGGCTTTGTCAGCTGCCGATCGCCTCGTCTGCAGCCCCCTCTCGATCTCTCACCGTTTTCAGTTCTGCAATTGGATGTGGAGGGGGAGGGACGAACCCTGAAGATTGCCCTCGGTTGCCGTGATGGTGCCTTGGGGCTCACCGAGTTGATTCCAGGCGGGCTGCGCTGGGTGATCGATGTGCCGACTCAGGCGGCTGGAGTCACCAGCGTGCGCATTCCGTTTGCGGACCTCCGGCCGACCGTCAGGGCGAAGCCCGTTGGACTACCCCTGCGCTTTGATGCCGCGGGGGTCACCCGGATCCAGGTGCTGCACTCCAAGTTCGGTGATGGCGGCGAACTCAATCCTGGATTTCGAGCCGGGGCGATCCGCCTGTTGATTCGCTCGATCCGGGCCATGCCCTGA
- a CDS encoding glucose-1-phosphate adenylyltransferase gives MKRVLAIILGGGAGTRLYPLTKMRAKPAVPLAGKYRLIDIPISNCINSNINKMYVMTQFNSASLNRHLSQTYNLSNSFGQGFVEVLAAQQTPDSPSWFEGTADAVRKYQWLFQEWDVDEYLILSGDQLYRMDYSMFVEHHRSTGADLTVAALPVDPKQAEAFGLMRTDDEGNIKEFREKPKGDSLLEMAVDTSRFGLSADSAKERPYLASMGIYVFSRDTLFNLLDSNPGYKDFGKEVIPEALKRGDKLKSYVFDDYWEDIGTIGAFYEANMALTQQPTPPFSFYDEKFPIYTRPRYLPPSKLVDAQITNSIVGEGSILKSCSIHHCVLGVRSRIESDVVLQDTLLMGADFFESSDERAVLRERGGIPVGVGQGTTVKRAILDKNARIGSNVTIVNKDHVDEADRSDQGFYIRNGIVVVVKNATIQDGTVI, from the coding sequence ATGAAGCGGGTATTGGCCATCATTCTCGGCGGCGGGGCAGGGACTCGTCTCTATCCGCTCACCAAGATGCGTGCCAAGCCGGCAGTACCTCTGGCCGGTAAGTATCGACTCATTGATATTCCCATCAGCAACTGCATCAACTCGAACATCAACAAGATGTACGTGATGACGCAGTTCAACAGTGCGTCGCTGAATCGTCACCTCAGCCAGACCTACAACCTCAGTAATTCCTTCGGCCAGGGTTTTGTTGAGGTGCTCGCAGCCCAGCAAACCCCTGACAGTCCATCCTGGTTTGAGGGCACTGCCGATGCCGTTCGTAAATACCAATGGTTGTTCCAGGAATGGGATGTTGATGAATATCTGATTCTTTCCGGAGACCAGCTGTACCGCATGGACTACAGCATGTTTGTTGAGCATCACCGCAGCACTGGCGCTGATCTCACCGTTGCGGCCCTTCCCGTTGATCCGAAGCAGGCTGAAGCCTTCGGCCTGATGCGCACAGATGACGAAGGCAATATCAAGGAGTTCCGCGAAAAGCCCAAGGGTGATTCGTTGCTGGAGATGGCGGTGGATACCAGCCGTTTCGGGCTCAGCGCGGATTCAGCGAAAGAGCGGCCATACCTGGCCTCCATGGGCATTTACGTCTTCAGCAGAGACACCCTGTTCAATCTTCTCGACTCCAATCCTGGATACAAGGATTTCGGTAAGGAGGTCATTCCGGAAGCCCTCAAGCGTGGTGACAAGCTCAAGAGCTACGTCTTTGATGATTATTGGGAGGACATCGGCACCATCGGCGCGTTCTATGAGGCCAACATGGCTCTCACCCAGCAGCCAACACCGCCCTTCAGTTTCTACGACGAGAAGTTCCCGATCTACACCCGTCCCCGTTATCTCCCCCCGAGCAAGTTGGTCGACGCTCAGATCACCAACTCGATTGTTGGAGAAGGCTCCATTCTCAAATCCTGCAGCATTCATCACTGCGTTCTCGGCGTCCGTAGCCGCATCGAAAGCGATGTGGTTCTTCAGGACACTCTGTTGATGGGTGCTGACTTCTTTGAGTCCAGTGATGAGCGTGCTGTCCTTCGCGAACGTGGTGGTATTCCGGTCGGGGTGGGTCAAGGCACTACGGTGAAGCGAGCCATTCTTGATAAGAATGCGCGGATCGGATCCAACGTCACGATCGTCAACAAGGATCACGTCGACGAAGCTGATCGCTCCGACCAGGGTTTTTACATCCGCAACGGCATTGTCGTTGTCGTCAAGAACGCCACCATCCAGGACGGCACTGTGATCTGA
- the ilvD gene encoding dihydroxy-acid dehydratase yields MLRSDAVTQGIQRSPNRAMLRAVGFGDDDFGKPILGIANGYSTITPCNVGLNDLSRRAEEAARQAGGMPQMFGTITVSDGISMGTEGMKYSLVSREVIADAIETACNGQSMDGVLAVGGCDKNMPGAMLAMARMNIPAVFVYGGTIKPGKLGGCDLTVVSAFEAVGQLTSGNIDEEQLTAVEKNACPGAGSCGGMFTANTMSAAIETMGLSLPYSSTMAAEDEEKADSAARSAEVLVDAVKANIRPLDLLTNDAFENAISVIMAVGGSTNAVLHLLAIARTAGVSLSIDDFERIRQRVPVICDLKPSGRYVTVDLHNAGGIPQVMKLLLDAGLLHGDCRTVEGKSLRDLLADVPSQPPADQDVIRPLSNPLYAKGHLAILKGNLAREGSVAKISGVKTPVLTGPARVFEGEEDCLAAILDQRINAGDVVVVRNEGPVGGPGMREMLAPTSAIVGQGLGDKVALITDGRFSGGTYGLVVGHVAPEAAVGGTIGLVQEGDSITVDADQLLLQLNVDEAELNRRREAWTKPEPRYRTGILGKYARLVSTSSRGAVTDQPD; encoded by the coding sequence ATGCTTCGTTCCGACGCCGTTACCCAAGGAATCCAGCGTTCCCCCAACCGCGCCATGCTCCGTGCGGTGGGATTCGGTGACGACGACTTCGGCAAGCCGATTCTCGGCATTGCCAATGGCTACAGCACGATCACACCCTGCAATGTCGGGCTGAACGACCTCTCCCGTCGGGCCGAAGAGGCGGCCCGTCAGGCCGGTGGCATGCCTCAGATGTTCGGGACCATCACCGTGAGTGATGGCATTTCGATGGGCACCGAGGGGATGAAGTATTCCCTGGTGAGCCGCGAGGTGATCGCCGATGCCATCGAAACCGCTTGCAACGGTCAGAGCATGGATGGAGTTCTGGCGGTAGGTGGCTGCGACAAGAACATGCCCGGCGCCATGCTGGCGATGGCGCGGATGAACATCCCCGCCGTGTTTGTGTACGGCGGCACGATCAAGCCGGGCAAACTCGGCGGCTGTGACCTCACCGTGGTCAGCGCCTTTGAGGCGGTGGGTCAGCTCACCAGCGGCAACATCGACGAAGAACAGCTCACGGCTGTGGAAAAGAACGCCTGTCCGGGGGCCGGCAGTTGCGGCGGGATGTTCACCGCCAACACCATGAGTGCCGCCATTGAAACGATGGGCTTGAGCCTGCCCTACAGCTCAACGATGGCGGCGGAGGACGAAGAGAAAGCCGACAGTGCAGCGCGATCCGCCGAAGTGTTGGTGGATGCGGTGAAGGCCAACATCCGCCCGCTGGATCTGCTCACCAACGACGCCTTCGAGAACGCCATCAGCGTGATCATGGCGGTGGGTGGATCCACCAATGCCGTGTTGCATCTGCTGGCGATCGCCCGCACCGCGGGTGTGTCCCTCAGCATCGATGACTTCGAACGGATTCGTCAGCGGGTGCCGGTGATCTGTGACCTCAAACCAAGCGGCCGTTACGTGACGGTGGATCTGCACAACGCCGGTGGCATCCCCCAGGTGATGAAACTGCTGCTCGATGCTGGGCTGCTGCACGGTGATTGCCGGACGGTTGAGGGGAAAAGCCTGCGTGACCTGCTGGCGGATGTTCCCTCTCAGCCTCCAGCGGATCAGGACGTCATCAGGCCTCTGAGCAATCCTCTTTACGCCAAAGGCCACCTGGCGATCCTCAAGGGGAATCTGGCCCGTGAGGGCAGTGTTGCCAAGATCAGCGGCGTCAAGACGCCGGTGCTCACCGGGCCCGCCCGCGTCTTTGAAGGCGAGGAGGACTGTCTGGCGGCCATCCTTGATCAGCGGATCAATGCCGGTGATGTGGTCGTGGTGCGCAATGAGGGTCCCGTCGGCGGTCCCGGCATGCGCGAAATGCTGGCCCCCACCTCCGCCATCGTCGGCCAGGGCCTTGGCGACAAGGTGGCCCTGATCACCGATGGGCGCTTCAGTGGCGGCACCTATGGACTGGTGGTCGGCCACGTCGCACCGGAAGCCGCCGTCGGCGGAACCATCGGCCTGGTGCAGGAGGGGGACAGCATCACCGTGGATGCCGATCAACTGCTGCTGCAACTGAACGTCGATGAAGCAGAGCTGAATCGACGTCGGGAGGCCTGGACCAAACCGGAACCGCGTTACCGCACGGGGATTCTTGGCAAATACGCCCGCCTGGTCTCCACTTCCAGCCGTGGTGCGGTCACCGACCAGCCCGACTGA